A window of the Apodemus sylvaticus chromosome 15, mApoSyl1.1, whole genome shotgun sequence genome harbors these coding sequences:
- the LOC127665676 gene encoding olfactory receptor 2M3-like, with amino-acid sequence MLMIQWNNWTRNSDFILLGLFDHSPLHTFFFSLILGIFFMAFIGNSMMVILIYLDAHLHTPMYILLSQLSLMDLMLISTTVPQMAFNFLSGNKSISMAGCGLQIFFYVSLLGAECFLLAAMAYDRYVAICYPLRYPILMSHKICGLMAASSWILGSLDGIIEVAAALSFSYCGSREIPHFFCDVPALLTLACSNTLIFEKIIFLCCVIMLTLPVAVIFASYTRVILAVLHMGSAESRHKAFATCSSHLMVVGMYYGAAMFIYMRPSSGRSPTQDKIVSAFYTILTPMLNPLIYSLRNKEVARAFTKVLGIGKVAP; translated from the coding sequence ATGCTCATGATACAATGGAACAATTGGACCAGGAACTCTGATTTCATCCTACTAGGATTATTTGATCACAGCCCTCTTCatacctttttcttttccctaatCCTGGGTATCTTCTTCATGGCCTTCATAGGAAATTCTATGATGGTGATTCTCATCTACCTGGATGCCCATCTCCACACCCCCATGTACATCCTTCTCAGCCAACTTTCTCTCATGGATCTCATGCTCATCTCTACCACTGTACCCCAGATGGCCTTCAATTTCCTTTCTGGCAACAAGTCCATCTCCATGGCTGGCTGTGGACTCCAGATATTCTTCTATGTATCTCTACTTGGAGCTGAGTGTTTTTTGTTGGCTGCAATGGCCTATGACCGTTATGTAGCTATTTGCTATCCATTAAGGTATCCTATTCTCATGAGTCACAAAATATGTGGCCTCATGGCTGCCTCCTCTTGGATTCTTGGCTCTCTTGATGGTATAATAGAAGTTGCAGCTGCATTGTCTTTCTCATATTGTGGTTCCAGAGAAATACCTCATTTTTTCTGTGATGTTCCTGCCTTGCTCACACTTGCATGTAGTAATACCTTGATATTTGAAAAGATTATATTTTTGTGCTGTGTAATTATGCTTACTCTGCCTGTAGCAGTCATTTTTGCTTCCTATACTCGTGTGATTCTGGCTGTTCTTCATATGGGATCAGCTGAGAGTCGCCACAAGGCTTTTGCCACCTGTTCATCTCACCTCATGGTGGTGGGAATGTACTATGGGGCAGCCATGTTCATATACATGCGGCCTTCTTCGGGTCGTTCTCCCACCCAGGACAAAATAGTATCAGCTTTCTACACTATCCTTACACCAATGTTGAACCCCCTCATTTATAGCCTCCGGAACAAAGAAGTAGCCAGAGCATTCACGAAAGTGTTAGGGATTGGTAAGGTAGCACCATGA